The sequence aattggctgatccctGGTGACCTGGATGGcattatgtgatccttccttaacccataggaagtcccacacagttgactacttcaaaatggtggaaGTCCTCAATGGCGCTACTATACTAAAACGGGCTTTTGAGCACTAGAGTCCTCGATCTATCTCTATGGTACAAACCCATTCACAAATACCCAATGGAAACTAATTTGTATGCAGTAGGACGGTCtcagcaccacaacacacacacattttcacacacacataacaaacaaatttgcacacacatacatacaaactcacacacacacacacacaatggagggACGATGAGGGTCCAGGGAAGGATACGATCTGTGCCTGGGAACAACACACTACCTCGGACCATTTCTGCCATGATGCAGCCAATAGACCAGACATCAACTGAAAAATGAAATGACAATAAAATTAGCATGCAGAACTCAAAGcaataaaaaaaaaggaaaaataaacaaaacaaggaaCGAATAACGATGCAGACAAGGTGACGTGTGTGAATGCAAACAAAGAAAATGAGCGCATGCAAACTCTCACGTCAAACCGCTGTCAGTGTCCGACTAAGCAGCGCATCATGATACGCCGTGGGTTTTCTGGTTCACTCTCTGGCATATTATTAACCAAAGTGGAAGAGGGCCAGAGAACTGCCTACATGCCACCCTCAAGACTCTCAGTGGGGTAAATGAATACCATCAATTTAATAGACAAAAGCCAATTTGAGATAATTGATAAAAGCACTACCAGTCCACCATACACAGCACATAAGATATTCTGTGTTAGGACAGTGTCCATTTCATATTTTCGGCCCAAACGGCTGTTTATCTTTGAAGAAGACCGTCAAACAATAATATGAGATAAGAGGGTATCTTTTGCAATTGCATTTCTTGGTACAAATTAAAAGAGCAAACCATTCTATTTCAGGTGCTTGATGTGTGAGTCAGAGGTGCTTCAAGCTACAGTGATGGGTGCTCGGGGGGATAGAGTGAAGGTGTGGGGGGTAGAAGTGGGTGAGGAAGTGTCAGGCATATCAGAAGAGAGGTGGAATTTCGACAGTTGCTCTTTGACATGATCTCTGCGATCCATTGTAATGAGCAAGGCTTCAAAAAGAAACTCGGcaacgttttttttttcttcaaatgctGAACTGAACTACTGCAAGCAGCACAAGGATACAATCCCTTCCTGGAAAAAGGATTTTGTGGCGAACCATTTCTGCCATAATGCATCCCACAGCCCATATATCCACTAGATATGTGTAGCATAGAAAGAAGGAGAAGAAAATAAGCAAAGCAACAAGTCAGCAGGAAAGTTTGGGACATTTTTGGTCAAGAGTACAGGGATGCCCATATTTCCAAGCAGTTGAAGTTGAAGTTAAATAAACTTTTACCCCGTATTTGAGCACTGAATTTCATCGCACAACAAACCGAGTCCAATGATTCGGAGATATCAAGCCCCATCACATCTGCACATAAGACATTCTTGCAGAAAATGTTAATTGTTAAAGGCATGCGCACTAAAGTGAACGAGTGGATCCACACGTGACTGGATTCCCACTGACATCTAGTCCGGCTGCACCGTCTCCGGGCGGCCTCTTAGAAAACACAAGCGCTACATCTGCTGTGTACTGGCTCTCTACACAGGAGGAAAGGAACCCACAATGCATAGCCAGGCATGCCACCGTCACCTCCGACTGTGACACTGACACGGGAGGGTGGTGTGGctgtgagggtgggtgggtgttaGGACATTGTGGGCGGAGCATGCGACAGGCAGCGTTCCGCAGCACGCGCAGCTCTGACGATCGGTCACTCACTCACCGTTGGCCTGGTAACCCATGCCCAAGATTACTTCAGGGGCGCGGTAGTAGCGGGTCACCACATACGGGGTCATCAGGAGGCCTGTGGCCGCTGTCCTGGCCAATCCGAAGTCCAGGATCTTCAGTGTGCAGTCCGACTTTACCACAATGTTGCTGGGTTTCAGATCCTGAGGGTGGGGTCAGGAGAGGACATGGTTTAGAGATATGGGATGGGTGGATAACTCTCTAGAAATGTCAGGCTAGGCAAGtcgtgtgcgtgtttgtgcgtcTACCCTGTGTATGATGCCCGCGGCGTGAAGGTGCTTGATGCCACACAGCATCTGGTAGAGCAGATAGGACAGCCGCTCGTGATCCAGCTCCATCTGGATCACCTGGCACAGGTTGGCATCCATCAGCTCCATCACAATATAACTGGGGATGGAtacagaggggagggaaggaagggtggGTGAGATGACACGTACACACTCATAAACAAATGCATACACAGGCAAACACACGCCGATACACCCAAGCACATGCAAGAATGCACACCGattacgtctctctctctctcacacagacacacacacacacacacacacacacacacacacacacacacacacacacacacacacacgctgcctcCTCCATCATAGCAAAACTGTCCGTATACCCTCCGGCTATGATTTGTTCACTTTTATTTTTAGCTCCAATCAGGCAGACAGAGATTCTCACAGTTCCACCCTCCGCTCGGAGAATGAAATCACATTTCGTCCCATGCACCGCGACATACTAACCCATCCGTTATCCCACAATGGACCCCGACCCCAACTACCATACACTGCACAAAACAATTGTTGTATATACTTCCTGCCACTTCAGCActacagcctaccagggaacactGAGCATATATTATATAAAACCAAGAGCAACGACAACGTTACTTACACATCTTGGAACTCTTCCAGTGTCTTCTGTGGCGTGAATACATTTAACAAGCCAATAATCTGTGGGGTTACAAAACACATCAGTGCATCATGGGTATTTGAGCAGCATATGGAAGGACACCGCATTCGGTGGTGACAACACACTGCATAAGGGTGCACTAAAACAGCAGGATAAAACGGATAACGCTACAGAAAATAGGCAATtgaacatttgaaaaaaaatgtgAACGTCAAGAGCTCGCGTAAAAGCTACAAGAGGATAGCAGCATTCTGGAATGATCTCTGTCGTGAAAACGAGAGACATTTTTACAACTCCCTTTCCCACTTGCACTCCCCCTTTTCGCTATCGCAGGTTCAGAGAGAGGGAAAATAGCTTACGTTCTTATGGTTGACACATTTCATGAGCACCAGTTCTCTGTAAGCTCTTTTGGCATGGGTCTGGTTCTGGAAAGGTCGGCTGAGTTTTTTAATTGCAACATTGCGTTCAAGGTTGTGGTCATACGCTGAGCTGGGAAACACAAAATATAACAGGTTTGTCCATACGGCATGACGCAATCTGAAGAAGGCAAGCATGGCCAAACATCAATGTCTTTAATCTtttaataaaatatgtttttgttttttttaaactaggaGTCATGTGAGTTGTTCACACTTTCCCATATCCTAGGTCAATATCAATAACAGGGTTCAAGTGATTGAAGTCTAATACTGGACCAATGGCATACAAACAACCTGCAACAGCTAATAACATATCATATTAACTTCCAATgccatttttttttcaaaaagcTATCAAATGGTTATGTTAGATAATGATATTTTCCAACGTAACACACGCAGTTCTAACATTGCCACTTGATAATGAGTACTGGGCTACAGCGCATCTCTTTTCCTGTCTAATTCACAGGTCCGTCTACTCACCAGACAATCCCCTGTGCTCCGGAGCCTATGGGTCTTAAATTCTGGTAGCGCTTCAAAACCGTAAAAGTGGAATCACCGACATCTAAACTGTAAAACTCCTTTTCACGCTTATTCCGATTCATGATGAAATCTGGACAAAGTGTGTATTTTGGGCATCCAAGTGGAACTTCTGTCTCAAGACctaagaaagagggagaagacagcaggaagattttttttaaagtactaGCATTTCATCAGCTTATTACCTGGACATTCCAAGCCATAGTTTTTTTTGATTGCTTGACAtaggcagcattgagaatttgattgacatatcactccagtattaatgctaaattgtaattattttcacctctagggcctatttattacctACCTCCCTACTCCTCAACATTTGCACCCACTGTAcgtagatttttctatttttcttttcttttgtgttattgactgtacgtttctttatatgtaactctgttttgttgtttttgtcgcactgctttgctttaacttgACCAGGTcggagttgtaaatgagaacttgttctcaactggcctacctggttaaataaaggtgaaataaataaaaatctacacacaataccccataatgacaaagcgaaaataggtttttagaaatgtttgcaaatgtataaaaaatacatttaaaaaaataccttatttacataattattcagaccctttgctatgagactcgataattgagctcaggtgcaacccgtttccattgatcattcttgagatgtttacacaacttgattggagtccacctgtggtaaattcaattgattggacatgatttggaaaggcacacacctgactatataaatgtaacacagttgacagtgcatgtcagagcaaaaactaagccatgaggtcgaaggaattgtcagtagagctcccagacaggattctgtcgaggcacagatctgggaaagggtaccaaaaatgttttgcagcaatgaaggtccccaagaacacaatggcctccatcaatcttaaattgaagacgtttggaacaaccaagactcttcctagagctggccgcctggccaaactgagcaatcgggggagaaaggccttggtcagggaggtgaccaagaaccagatggtcactctgacagagctccagagttcctctgtgaagatgggagaaccttccagaaggacaaccatctctgcagcaatccaccaatcaggcctttatggtagagtggccagacggaagccactcctcagtaaaagacacatgacagcccgtttggagtttgccaaaaggcacctaaagactctcagaccatgagaatcaaTATTCTCTGTCTGatttaaaccaagattgaactctttggcctgaatgccaagcatcacgtctggaggaaacctggcaccatccctacggtgaatcatggtggtggcagcatcatgctgtgggggtgtttttcagcggcagggactgggagactagtcagggtcgaggcaaagatgaacggagcaaagtacatgaTGAAAACCTacctccagagcgctcaggtcctcagactggggtgaaggttcaccatccaTCAGGAtaatgacactaagcacacagccaagacaacgcaggagtgactttgggaaaagtctctgaatgtccttgagtgtcccagccagagcagacttgaacccgattgaacatctctggagagacctgaaaatagctgtgcaacaacgctccccatccaacctgacagagcttgagaggatctgtagagtagaatgggagaaactccccaaatacaggtgtgccaagcttgtagtgtcattcccaagaagaatcaattctgtaatcgctgctaaaggtgcttcaacaaagtactgagtaaagggtctgaatacttatgtaaatgtaatattacattttttttatatataaattagcaaaaaatatttttttaaacagtttttgctttatcattatgggttaatgtgtgtaaattgatgagggaaaaaaacatttaatcaactttagaataaggatTTAACTtaacaaaatttgaaaaaagtcaaggggtctgaatactgttcgaaggcactgtacatcattTCTCTACAGCTTTATAAAGGCCTTTCCTGAGGTTTGTGTAAGTTCTTTGCTAGCATTTAAATATAGTAGCTTAAAAACAAACACTTCAGTTGCTTGCTTGGCTGAGATATGGGGCGGCGCTAGGAAAGTTTCTCACAAGCCAATAGAGAAATCTGACAGCTATCACATCGAGAGTAACTAGCACCACTGTCTGATGCCCATTTGAGCCTGCAGAAAATGTTTATTTAAGACTCATTGCTCAGGCAAATAGAAGGAAtgagtgaggcagagagagagagagagagagagaaaaaagagaggaagggagcgCTGGATTTGATATGGAGTTAGAAGACAAAATCATTACTTAAATGTAGGCCCATTTCCACTGGCTGATGGCCGCACAGGCGACAGACCATGACTTGACCTCCATACGCCTACACAGCcaccttccccctcctcttcacaCGAAGGggcattcagtgtgtgtgtgggggggggggggggggggggggggtatttcaTCCCGGATGAAAGGCATGTCAACGGCCTGAAGCCATGCTATGAGATGGAGGGactaaaaaaaaaaggtttggaGGAGCTTGAACAAAATGCTTTACCGACACAAAAGGGAAGTGAAATCGCTCCATGCAATTGTGCACTCTGGAGCAGAATGAATGGCGGTGCAAACAACTGAATGACCATGCCTATACAGAGGGACTGAATTGAATGATGTGCGTGTCATTGTATTAAAACAACATAAATGACACTATTTTTATTCATATTATCAATGGAAATGTGAGCATTTGCATCCTAATTCGTTTGTGAAAAGCTAACAGACAGGATAAAAacactaacacatactgtatgcaaCAAGGTTTAATTAAAAGCAGGGGCCATGGAGCAGTAGAAGGTGTAACAATGAAATTTGGTCTTTAGATGTGGCACTCGGATAGATGAGTGGTACTTCAAATCACAGAGACTCAAAGAGAAGCTGAGTGAATATGCGATAAGATGGAAACGGAGATGGAAACGGAGAATCGCTCTAAATCACAAGTCCGTGGTCTGGGGCATTTCAGTAAAACGGGGGCCATTTCATTCACAGCAATAACTGAAGTGCATAACAATCCATGTGTCTCGGTCATGCCATAATGCCCAGCTGGCGTCTACATCTAACCTAAATGAATAGGACTTCTCACATTATCTGTGGTTTTCACCAGCCTACTCTTCCAGCTAATGAAGACACTGAAGCCCATCACCACTGACTGCAAGAACGAGCAACATCAGAATTAGAAGCAATTTGTCAAATACCCCCTGGCTGCATGTGTTATGGAAGTCATTCTTCTATGACACACCTTAGGCTGGAATGGCCAACGAAGGTGTCCAACATCTTTCAAATCAAAATGCGACCGTAAATCTTTACCCAAGTGTTGTTAATCGAACGGATAGACAGTCAAAAGGAAGATATGATTTAACCATATTTACCATCATTATAATTATATTATTAATAGCGTTCTTATTATCGATAGACGGATATGTCGATGTGACAGCTGCCTGAACATAACACCGTCGATTAAATTATTCGGCAATGTTTTAGGTATAGTGGATGAAATGTATTCGATCCAGATATGCTGACGACACCATCCATCAAAAGTGTTACATTTTAACACAAGCTGCTGCTATACCTCTCACTTGTTAAATAGACATCGACTTGACGCACTAGCAGAATAGGTAAGCCTGCGAACACAAGTTTATGCTACTCAATTGGTGGTAGGCAAATTGTCAATTACCCATTTCTTTGCCGAACGGTGGACATGTGTTTCATATTTGAGAAATGTAGCATGTCAAACGTGACCAAGTCATTTATGTTGTCAGTGTCTGCCGCGACGATAGGTAGTTGTTACAATGTAACACAGcaggtagttacagtcttgttacAATGTAGCGTGTTTTATAGCGTCTCGTGTGCGTTTCAATTCATCACGCATTGAGAACTATCCAATAGCCAGATTTTTTTAAGGCGGTGCAAGTATTTAGAATTGCAATAGGCCTATAGGCCGAAACTCGACAATATGTTCCAGTAAGCTGGTCGCAGCTATTTATTGTAATTTCTGTGTTCCTTGCGACCCATCAGTGACAATACCCTCCCCCActgctaacaataacatatcttATAAAGGTTTCCTATGGAACTCACCTCACTCCAAATGAACGCGTTAGTAATTCCAAAACGGTCAAACCGCGGTTTCTGGTCTTCCGTTTAAATATGCAGCAGAATGTTTGAATATCTTATAACGTTTTCTCGTTAGTAAGA is a genomic window of Salmo trutta chromosome 10, fSalTru1.1, whole genome shotgun sequence containing:
- the LOC115201108 gene encoding mitogen-activated protein kinase 8 isoform X3; protein product: MNRNKREKEFYSLDVGDSTFTVLKRYQNLRPIGSGAQGIVCSAYDHNLERNVAIKKLSRPFQNQTHAKRAYRELVLMKCVNHKNIIGLLNVFTPQKTLEEFQDVYIVMELMDANLCQVIQMELDHERLSYLLYQMLCGIKHLHAAGIIHRDLKPSNIVVKSDCTLKILDFGLARTAATGLLMTPYVVTRYYRAPEVILGMGYQANVDVWSIGCIMAEMVRGSVLFPGTDHIDQWNKVIEQLGTPSQEFLMKLNQSVRTYVENRPRYAGFTFEKLFPDVLFPADSEHNKLKASQARDLLSKMLVIDASKRISVSEALQHPYINVWYDPTEVEAPPPLITDKQLDEREHTVEEWKDLIYMEVQDWEERTKNGVIRGQPASLAQVQQ
- the LOC115201108 gene encoding mitogen-activated protein kinase 8 isoform X1 yields the protein MNRNKREKEFYSLDVGDSTFTVLKRYQNLRPIGSGAQGIVCSAYDHNLERNVAIKKLSRPFQNQTHAKRAYRELVLMKCVNHKNIIGLLNVFTPQKTLEEFQDVYIVMELMDANLCQVIQMELDHERLSYLLYQMLCGIKHLHAAGIIHRDLKPSNIVVKSDCTLKILDFGLARTAATGLLMTPYVVTRYYRAPEVILGMGYQANVDVWSIGCIMAEMVRGSVLFPGTDHIDQWNKVIEQLGTPSQEFLMKLNQSVRTYVENRPRYAGFTFEKLFPDVLFPADSEHNKLKASQARDLLSKMLVIDASKRISVSEALQHPYINVWYDPTEVEAPPPLITDKQLDEREHTVEEWKDLIYMEVQDWEERTKNGVIRGQPASLGAAVSSSSQQYPSVSSSSVNDVSTNPTLASDTDSSLETASNTDPLGCCR
- the LOC115201108 gene encoding mitogen-activated protein kinase 8 isoform X2, whose amino-acid sequence is MNRNKREKEFYSLDVGDSTFTVLKRYQNLRPIGSGAQGIVCSAYDHNLERNVAIKKLSRPFQNQTHAKRAYRELVLMKCVNHKNIIGLLNVFTPQKTLEEFQDVYIVMELMDANLCQVIQMELDHERLSYLLYQMLCGIKHLHAAGIIHRDLKPSNIVVKSDCTLKILDFGLARTAATGLLMTPYVVTRYYRAPEVILGMGYQANVDIWAVGCIMAEMVRHKILFPGRDYIDQWNKVIEQLGTPSQEFLMKLNQSVRTYVENRPRYAGFTFEKLFPDVLFPADSEHNKLKASQARDLLSKMLVIDASKRISVSEALQHPYINVWYDPTEVEAPPPLITDKQLDEREHTVEEWKDLIYMEVQDWEERTKNGVIRGQPASLGAAVSSSSQQYPSVSSSSVNDVSTNPTLASDTDSSLETASNTDPLGCCR